ggggggatgggtAACTaggtctatttttttaatggaggtactggggactgaacccatgaCCGCTGCGTGCTAAGCACTCTATTACTGAACTACTACATCCTCCCCTCTTCATTCTTAACATTTCTATTTGAGCCTCTTCTCTGGACACAAAACAGCCATTTGGTGATGCCACCCACTTGTTAAGAAATTCATTATTTCCTCAGTGCCTTTGGGCTGAAATCCCTAAGCGTTCTATGGCCGCTGCCTCTTTGCTGCGTTATCTCTCACCCTCTTGCACCTATACTGAAGCTGTTGGAAACTGCTTTCTGCCTCAAATTAACTCAGCTTGAGCCTCTTGACACCCAGTTCCCTGCCTGAAatatcccctccccccattcttTCTCTTTGCCCACCGAACTTCTTATCCTTCAAATGCCATCAGAGCCATCACTTCTGCAAAACCTTCCTTGACTCCCTAAATGGAGGCTAAGCTTCTGTGAGCTCGGGAGCTTACTCCCCCATCCCTGCGCAGAGTCCTGGTCACCTCCTGGAATTGCCTGGTTACTGTTTGTCCTCCCACTAGACGAAAAGCTCCATGAagccaggccagggctgctgTGTTCTCCACTGCATCCCCAGTGCTGAACACTGCCTGGTAAGTAAAAGGTGCTCTACAAATATTTGCAGTATCAATGAATGAATCTGGAAATGACAAACTAGTTTACAAAAAATGACTTACGATGCATACAATCCTCCCCGCAGTTGTTGGTGACCCCACAACAATAGGAATTTCACATCACTGCCAAAAATAGCACTTGGGTCACATGGTTGCACTGATGCTGCGATTTTGAGCTATTTTGTTCCACTTTGTATCAACTGCCAGGCCAGCACCTTGGCTGATCGATTTTCCTTAAAGCCTTAAGTGTAACCATGAGTTGACCAAAACATTCCGGAACCAGGCTGAAAGGCAAGGGGACCCAGGAAAATCCTTGTTCTTGGATGAACCTCTTCCAGATGCCCAATCCAGGAAAAAACAGATTCACTGTAAGGGCTCCAAAAGACATGAGCTGTTCGGGGTGCTTCAGCTGGAATACCACTCAAAGAAGCCAGCTGTTACTAAGCAAAACCTCACCTTAATCTCCATCCCCTGGTATCTTGCCATAGGCAAAGCCATTGCTGCCCCCTAGTGGTATGAAGGGACAGGCTCGGGGTGGGGGAGTGTGACTGGATAGCATATGGCAcctgcaggaggaagaaaagtcagAGGACAGTGCCTCACGGTtgcttttcccctttttattaaaaatagaccCAAACACTTTATGTATCATACAAAAGTTTCGTTCGCTGGTGGCAGCCATGAGGAAGCCTGGCCCCATAGTACTAatttcccaccttccctcccaggGACTGGGTACCAGGGAGCAGTGGCTGGGCCTCGGAGAATGCCCACAAAGACTGCTTTTTCTGGAAACtgccagctgggggtggggtctgtcCCAGGggcagctctccccaccccacccaatgGCAAAGGTCAGTTACTCGAAAGTGCCTCTTTAGTGCCAAGATAAACTAACAAGTGGAGTGAAATGGAAACCCCTGTGATTCTTTTATTTCCCAGGGCCTGGGATTTGGGACTTTTTTCTTCCACCCACCCCGACCCAAATCCTTTCTCCTACAAATGGGGGTGGGAAACTTCACCCTCAGGGGACTCTGGTGTCTGAGGCCAAAATTTCACTCCAACTTGAGCCTTTTCTCATCTGCTTTTCTGTGGCCTGGGATCTACCAGCCCCATAACTCAAGGTTTCTCCTCTGTTCACTCATAGTTGTTCAAACACTGATTCCTCCCATGGTCCTCTCTGCCTGAGTCTGTGCCCTGCCATCCCTGCAATTTTCAGGAACTTAGGGCTAGAAGGACCCACAACCATCCCTTTCCCCCAGTCTGTCTCTCCCTGACTGCTGCCCACTCCTGAGCCTTCAACACCCCTGGGGTACCCCAGACCCCTGTTCCAAAGGGGTCTGGGAGTGATGAggtggaggcgggggaggggttGGTGGGAGCCGGGTTCCCCCCAGGGGTGGGGCAGTACTCATGCTGGTATGGACTGCTTGGCAGGGCCAGGGGAcaggtgtggggagggtggggcatgCGGAGGAACGGCACAGCCTGCCTGAGCCCCTCAGTCCCAGCCATTGTCCTTCACCATGTGTGACATTTCAATGATGTACTTCCCTTCCTTGTACTTCTGGCTCGTCTCAAAAGCTTGTTCCTGGTGGAGGGAGAGCATTGAATGTAGGACAAAGCCATTTCCTTCCAAGTCCTCCTACTGCCACCTGTGTTACCTCTGCCCCCAGCACTCCTCatccccccctgcccccagcactgccCTCCCCCCCCCGCCGCCACTCAGTCCAACCCAACTAccagctccctctgccctctggacAAAGCAAAGACCTGACAGGTGGCCGCTGGGGTGTGGAGGGCCACAGAGACCGTCCACCTGAGAGGGTGGCCCTCCCCCCAGGTACTTACATATTTCCAGCCCAGTGTGGTTTTGCAGCTCTCACAGAAAATATCAGCTACCGAGTGGAGCCCCGTGAGCAGGAGGCGCTGTTCCGCTGGCCCACAACCCACGTTGACCCTGTCTCGGGAAACAGGAAGGACCCAGCACCCGGTGGGGTCACCCTGTCAGTCCAGCCCTCAAACAGCCCAAAGGAACTTCCATCCGGAGAGAGCTTAACCCGCCCAACTGGAGGCCCCCGCCTTCAGCAATCCACCCCCTTAAGTCTAGCTCCTGGGCCTTCCTTCTCCAGTGCAGTGATTCCAGAAAAGACTGAGTTTCTGAACCCCTTTGCAAAAGGAGAGGTAAAAGCAGAAGGTGCAGGGCCACCTCTGACAGCTCACTCCCTTTCTCCACAGAGGAAAATTATTTGCACGTGCACAAGGAGAGAGGTAGACTTACACGGAGTTAAACAGGTAGGCTCGGCCATGGCTCCCTTGGAAGGACTGTGGAGACATAGGACAGACGGTGACTATGGGCAGCCCTTGGCCCCAGGGTCGCCCTGGGCTGGAATCCCCCCGGGACGTGGAGGCGGGAGGATGGGCTTCGCTGCCGCACCCCTGGGTGATGTTCGGACAAAcctggtgggagaggaagggagtggCAGCCCCATCACCACCACTGCGTACCTTGGAAATAAGCTCATCGTGTTTGGCCAGGTGTGCGCGGCAGTGGACGCAGCTGTAGGTGCGGTGGCAGCGGGGCAGGTAGCTGCGGAACGTCTTggcggggaggcaggcagggctcgGGCCCGGGTCGCAGCTGGGCATGACTGGCTGGAGAACGATGCCCTGGCGGGCGGGAGGGGCTGGCGCCGTGCAGCCCCCACACAGACGGTCGCAGGTGAAGCAGCGGAGCAGGTTGGCTAGAGCCGTGTTTCAGGGCAGGAGAAATGTGGGGGGGCTGCCCGGCCAGGGCCCCCCCAGACGTGAACCAGATAGAAATGGAAGTCacctgggaagaggggaaggtgCATCAGGAGAGCCCTGTCCTTGTGAGGAGCCCCTACCTGGGGGGAACGGAGAAGATGGGGCCCCGCCCACCTGTACCCCTACTTCCCCCATCACCATCGACCCTCCTCAGTGTCCAGTTGCATTGGGTCTCCCTGTCCTCTGGGTTGCCATCTGCTTGCTCTAGAGGTCCCAGGCCTCTAGCCCTGGAGGTGATGTCTCTCCCTCCTGGGGCGGGAGCAGTCTCTACCATTTTCCACTGAGAGCAGCCCGCTGGCACAAGCGCTGCCATGGGAGCAACGTCCTTTGCAAGTGCTCTTAACtggattttcagttcttttgtgaaGATCTGCGTCCCACGTGCACGGGTAGGCTCTGGGGCTCAGCACTTTGTAAAAGTTGGGGATGTCTGGAGGGTTTTCTTCCTTGCAGCCTCCATTTGCAATGTAATTGGTCCACCAGACTGtttgtgtgggagggaggggcgtggtgagaaaggggaggggagcgggCAGGTGCACACACTCTGCTTCAGCCCTCTCCTGGGGCTGAGTCCTGCACTCTGGGAACTAGAACTTGACGGATGTCTCCTCTGGTACCAAGACCTCAGACATGGCTGCTGCCCAGTCCTGCCCCTTGGGCCACTCATTCTGGCTCAGATGCGGCACCTGGCCGTCCTCTCAGCCCCTGAGCCCGTGGactctctctgctgccctctgtaATTGTTGCTTTGGCTCTCAGTTAAAGACTCGGGCCTCCAGCCTAGGAGAGAAACTATCTTCCCTCCGGTTGAGTCTGACAGCAGGAACCAGTGGGAACCTGGGACTGTGTCAGGAAGGCCAGCGCTCCTGGGCTGAGTTGTGTGTGTGGGAACAACATCTAAGAAGGGCAGCAGAAGAGGGGACTCTTGTTTTCAAATCCTGTGCTTCGGGGCACAAGGCAGAGGATGTGTCTTCCCACCTTCTCCCAGGGGCAGGGATGGACAGCAGTGACTCTATGGGTGACCCAAGATAAAATAACTGCTGGGATCTGGTTAAGAATCTTGAGGCAGTTGCCCAGACTCCAACCCCAAAGTGGCTGGGGATGCTGGTGGCAGATGATAAGGAGGGAGGTGTCCTCTGTTGGCTCTGATAAGCAAGTGAGGTCCTGCCTTCTTCGTGGGGCCTTCAGGCCCATCATGGGTGGTTTAGCCCAAGTCTGTTTCAGAGATGCCTGCTGGGTGCTCTGGCAACGCTAGGCCACTAGGCAGAGCAGAGTCAGCGTGGCCCTGAGCAGCCAGGGCAAAAAGGATCACTCGTCCTGTCCTCTGTGGTGGCCGCTAGCACTCCAGCTGTTTCAGTGTTCCCTGGGGCCACCAGGCAGTCTCTACAAAAACCCCTCGACAGAGACCATCTTCAGTTTCAGGTCCTCTCCCcctgctggggcccaggaagACACCTTGGGCTGAGTTCAGGGTGACATTGGGCTCTGGCCGCAGGAAACAGCCCTTCTCACCAGCAGAACACTGTTCAGCCTCCACTTCTCAGGTCTGCCTTCAACTTTGCCTGCAAGTTCCCCTCTGACGCGCTCCACCTAGCACACCTTCGAGGGGCCCCAGGAAGGGGCCAGGTCCTTGCTCTCAGACTCCTTCCCAGCCTCCGGcacgcctccctccctctctctcccctgcttcccCATCAGGCCAAGGAACGGCTGCACAGAAGGCCAGAGGATCACTCACAAGAGGGGGAGTAGGGGCCACTTCTTCCCCCATCTCAGATTACCGGGAGAAGCCAGTTGGGCaaatgactgggaaaaaaaaacaaaggcaagCTGAGTGCTGGGGAGAGGATGTTCCCCCAAGTGCGCCGGGGCTGGactgtggggggggggagagggagggctgggggagggggatgctGAGCAACCAAACCAGCGCTGACAGCAGAGGCGCCGAGGCGGAGGCTCCAAGAACCAGGTGCGAATCCCGTGcctctcggggtgggggggggggaaagggagggggacaCCTGCTCACAATGGATTTTCTCATCTGCTCTGAGGCTTTGGCACCCCCCCCGGGCTGGCATTCTCGGTATGGTATGGTCCAAATAATTAGCAGCGCAGCCAGCTCCCCGGGCGGGCTCAGGGGGTCTGCACCAGCAGCAAAACAATAAACAGTGATGCCTGATGCTGCAGCCAAAGTTGCCGGGAAATAAGTGCGGGAACCGTCAGAGCTTGGAGAAGGATGGAGGAGCTGAGAGAGGAGCGGAGGCagcggggagggggaagggaggacaaAGGGTGGATGAATAATGCTTTTGCAAAGGGGAGAAAGCAACACGCAGCAGGAGGAGGGAATTTGCAAAGGGAAAAAGATTCATTTGGAGAAGGGCTGCCCCCTCACCTTGAGGTCTGCTCCAGAGATCTCcgtctatctctctctctctctcaatctctctgctcactcttctctcttctccttccgcTCCTTCAAttgggaaggggatgggggcgggggagggtagTTAGGGGCTCAAGACTGGGGCTGCAAAGCTGGCCAGCTGCTGGGGGGCCAGAGGTTGTCTCTCGTCTGTACCTCGGTCTGTGGGTGAATGTAGCTGTGTGTTGTGGAACTGCATCATAACACTGTGAGTCatccatccccccacccccctcacctcccacgtcagagcagggctgggagacaCAGGAGGCGGGtcgggaggaagggagggggcaggcatTGAGGGATGGGGCTAAGGGAGGAATGCAGAGGGGTTCGCGGAGCAGAGGGTCCGGCGGGAGGGATGGGGGCGAGAGGCGAGTTTGGTTGCTGAGGAGGAAGGCAGTGTGGCCAAGGAGACAGCAAGAACCTGCGGAAAGGACTGGGCTGGGCAAGGATGGAGTAcaagtggcagggctggaggaaaggCGGTGGCAAGACAGGCGGCTGATGGTGAGAGATGCATGCAGAGTCAGGCGCGTGCACACATGTTCAAGATGATACGTTTCCCATTTCAGCCCTGATACCGGCCCTGACGCAGGGAAAGTAAAGACATGCTGATTGTCACATATGACATAGAGTGCCCCCAAGCTTGTACTAGGCACCTGCAAGCCTCAAAACCTCAGCTTAATACCTCCAAAAGAGTCATAGACCAAATATGACATCTCACAGGCAGGTACCTCTTATCAGCTACCTCCAAATTACTTGTGCTTCGTCAATGGAGACATCCACATTACATAAGGTTCTCCACTGGGCTATAAACTTTCTGAGGCAGGTCCTCTGAGAAACTCCTCTCTGCATCCCAGGACTGCAATGCCTAGCGCAGATCTTTGCATACAGAAGATGCTCAACAAAACAGCAGTTGAGTTGCATCTTCGGACGTGGTCCAAGTGTCTGGTTTTGCTCTCAGAGCAAACCTgagttggaatcccagctctgccaataCACTTACCAGAAACCACTGGTGAGCTACTGATCATCTTTGTGGCTCAGTTTTCCTCTTCTGCTAAACGAAGCTGATAGTATTTACCTCATGGGGATATGAAGTAAGGTAAAATACCACCGAAAAACCTAAAAAATGGCTGGCACGTGATAGACACTTAGTAGTTACTGCTGTTTCAAAACAGTGTCCTCAACTTAATACTCCTAAACATAGAGAGATAAAAACCTCGATTGCTAGCTAAGGCTAACATTCAGAAATTAAAGTGGCACAAAGAGAGGGGCTTTTGGAAAGAAGTGCCTgtgggtggtttgtttttcttttcacaggaAAAGTTAAGATAGGGAAATGAAGTGAATGAGAGGCAGTGCTTGCTGGGTATGAAATAGTGAAAgaaattctgaatatttaaagGGAAGATTCTGGGGTTTAAGGTAAACACAGTGTGGGTATCTTGAGTGATGTTACCAGAGGTTTGGGATTGAGAAGGAGAacagagtaaagaaagaaaagggaaatgttcTTATCTGGGCagcagatgaaaaagaaaatgttaagcgGAGGAGGAATTTGTTGAGGGAAAGAGTGGGAAGTGGGAAAAAGGACTGTGAGTAGTTTTTTAGGGCGTGGATTGGAAGTTTAGATGCAAAGAGGGATACCAGTTAATTTAAATTCACTCAGGAAGAAAATGATCAAGAATTTAGctggagagaagaatgaaaaagacataTGAGGACAGTattatttgggggtggggtggagatgaCAGGAGGACTTGGTGAAAGATTGAAAGTGAGAAAAGAGAGTGTAGGCAAGCACAGATGCTCTAAATGTGCCCTAACTCTGTGTTTAAGAAGCAAAATGGAGAGCAGTAAAGGAGGGGAGGGGTTTCTTCTCCCTAAATTCAGCTTGAGATGGCTCCACAATATCCAAATAAAGATGACCTTCAGATAATTGGGAGAAATTGCCTCAAGGGAGAGAGTGTGGAGGCGAAGACACAGATCTGGCAGATAGACTGCATGGAAACAGGAAAGGATGAGCTCACTCAGGGAGGGAATTTTGCAAATGGAAGCCTAGACCTGAATTTTTGAAGAATGGTGGAAGATTAGGGGATACCTAATAATTAATTGGAGAACGAATACTTGCATGATGAATGTATTAAATAAGTAAAGCAAACCATCAAAAAGAGAACTGTGACGAGTGAGAAATGAGGCTGGCACTCTTAGAAAATGAATGCTAAGGTAGGACCAGCGGGAAAAAGGCAACCCAGAAAATCTTCTCAGGCTTTTCAACCCGGATTAGCCATGTAAGCTGGACTGAAAAAAGTACCCATCTGCAAAGTGAAGATGACATTTATAGTGTGTACTTCACAggattcttgtgaggattaaatgaatttacACCTGTAAAGCCCACAGAACACTATGTGGCATCTAGTAGTATGTAAATGTTTGCTGTTATTATAACCGAAATCATACTCCAAaatcctgggtttgaatcccaacttGGGCAAGCCCCTTCACCTATCTTTGTCTCCTTCCTTAtctgaaattgaaaataataaagctgaCTTTACAGGGTGGCTTTGCAAGAAGATGCCTGAAAGGGCTTTGCAAAATGTCAACTACTCTACAAGTGGATGGCATTGTTATAGCTCCTCCTCCTCGACCTATAATAAAAACTTAGGAACTAACATCACTTTCTATGCTACAGGCATTGTGCTTAGGACTTTACATGCATCAGTCTTCAAAGCAACTTTAAGAGGTTAAGTACTGTTGTAATCCCTATTTTATAGTCAAGAAACTGGGTCTCAAAGAGTTTAAGCCTGTGATTTGCCCGAactcacacagcaagtaagtagCATAGCAAAGAATACAAGATTCCAAAGTCCAAGCTAATCAGGATAGTATAGACCTGGCCCAACCTGTTGCTCGTTGGGGTAAACGATTGACGTTGTATAACTGTCAGGGCTTTAGAGAGGGAAATGAGTCCCCAACAATAGTCCCCGCTCAACAGAGAGAGGATGTGGGGTAATGACTGATTtacagagaaactggaagaaattCTTGggcttttattctttcattaaaaaaaaattctttttgaatgCTCTATAGGGGCCAAGAACTGTGGCAGGTAGGGGATGACAGTCCAGTAGTCTCTGATTGGCTGttttcctccactttcccctAGGTTTCCTCGTATTTCCTGCTAATTTCCCCGCTTCTAGGCGATCGTGGGACCAAGGTAGAGAGCTCCCTTTCCTTCCCGCCGCCCTGCCCTTTCCAGGGTGGCAGGTGAGCTGGAGCAGAGGTCCGAGAGTTCGCAACCGCCGCGCTTCAGCAACCGTTGGCCCCCTCCGCCCGTCCCCGCCCCGCGCGGGGGCGTAACCGCCACTCCTTCAGCTTCGCTCTTGCCGGCTTGGCAAACAATGACGGGCGACGCCACGCCTACCTTTGACGTCACGATAAAAACAATCCTTTAACTACAAGTC
This Camelus ferus isolate YT-003-E chromosome 10, BCGSAC_Cfer_1.0, whole genome shotgun sequence DNA region includes the following protein-coding sequences:
- the YPEL4 gene encoding protein yippee-like 4, which translates into the protein MPSCDPGPSPACLPAKTFRSYLPRCHRTYSCVHCRAHLAKHDELISKSFQGSHGRAYLFNSVVNVGCGPAEQRLLLTGLHSVADIFCESCKTTLGWKYEQAFETSQKYKEGKYIIEMSHMVKDNGWD